The window TTATAAGATTTTTCTTTGCTGTAAATTCTTTGATATATTTTAAGCTGAAAGCTAATTGTTCTTTTAGATAATCTTCTCCGGGATTGGTCATAAAACTGTAAATAACCTTTTCATCTATCTGGATATTAATCTGACCGCTTGTTCCACGAAGAGGAAGTTCAGAAATCGTAATAGCACTTGAACTCTTATCAGGAAGCTGGCTGTATTGGATGTAGAACATATCATAAAAGTCCTTTCCTACCTTGGTTTTGGTTTCATCAATGGTAAGTCCTTTAAGTTCATAAACAGCATCATCTTCTATTTTAGCTGCCGTCTTCTTTCTAAAAAGATCACTATTGAGTTCAAGGCTGTCTTTTGCTACTAAAGTCTTGGATTCTTCATCTCTGATATAAAGGAAAGCTTTCAAAGCATCTTTTGATTCAAGATTTACACTGATCTCAGATAAGACCTTTACTTCATTAGGATTTACAGAAAACTTACCACTTTGCTGATTGTTGGAAAGGTTTCCTCCATTTCCTTTTTTATCGATAGCAAAAGATAATTTAGTTCTTTATAAACAGCTGTATTATTCACAACTACAGCCTTTATTTTGATCTGGTTTTCTAGTGTAGAGCTCTCAATTCTTGCTGTTACTTTTTTATCCTCCTGCCCATAACCCAATATAAACAGGAAGACAAAAAAAGTATGTAAACTCAGGATAGATAAGGGTTTCATCATTTGTGTTTTTTAATAATTTCGCATAAAAACGGTTCTATTATCTCCCCTTACGTTGATCTGAATTCCGTCTGAAATGCTATTGCTTCCCGTAACATCAATAATATTATTACTTCCTTGCGTAATAATGGCAGCTTTGGTTTCCTTATCTGTGAATGAATTGATAAAATAAAGAGCGTTATAGTCACCTAGCTGACTTACAGTAATAATGGTTTTGTTGTTAAGAGAAAGTTCTGCATTGTTATAGTCACCCATCTGAACAATATTGGAAGAGTAACCGGTATTCATCTCCATATTCTGTCTGGTTATAAGATTAAAGACTGTATTACTGTTGACCTTATCCCAGTCGATTTCCTGAGCCTGCAGTGGCAATACCATACAAAGAGCTAAAACACTCCATTTTAAGGTGAACATGGCATTGATATTTAAATTAAAGAACATTTTTATATCCGGCATCAATCAATATCGTTATGATTTTCCTGGATCTTCAATCTTTAGATCAAAAAGGAGAACCCACACCTGTAGCTCCTCCTTTCCAATTTAAAGATTACAGTATTATAAAAAATAACTTAGTTCGATTGATTTACAATCATTGAGTTTCCGTTACCCACCTGAGTACCAATATGAACATGAGCATCACCAGTTTGAGTTACCCAAGTAAAGTTTCCATTACCTGCCTGAAAATCAACAGCTGTATTAGAATCTCCTAATTGAACTTGATATAACTGGTTGGCATTACCTACCTGTAGTCCAACAGCAGTGTTATCATCACCTACCTGAGCTGCAAGGGCGATATTACTGCTGCCTAATTGAGAGTGGTTAGCAGTGTTATCATCACCAGCCTGATATTGAACAAGCAGATTATTAGCACCTAACTGAAGCGCATCTGCTTCATTTCTTCTTCCTACTTGGACTTGATAAGCCATGTTACCACTACCTACCTGAATAGCAGAAGCATCATTTCTTCTACCGTCCTGATATTGAAATACTCCATTACCAAGACCTATTTGTACTGAAGAAGCATCATTTCTTCTTCCAAGCTGAATTTGTTGAGTTGAATTAAAAAGACCTAGCTGCCAGGTTGAAGCATCATTTCTGTTCCCTGTCTGGCTCACATTATTTGAGTTTCCGATACCAATTTGATCTACATCTATCGAGTTTCTGTTTCCATTACTCACTGCAGTATTCATATTGATGATACCTACCTGATCAATATCCGCGGTATTACGGTTCCCATTCTGTGTTAAAGAATTCATGTTCAAAAGACCTGTCTGGTCTACAGTAGCAACGTTCAGGTTTCCTATTTGGGTAGTCACATCAATATTAGACTGAGCAAAACCAAAACTCATGGCAATTAGTGTAAACACACCTGTAAGTAAATTTTTCATCTTAGTAAAAATTAATTGGTTAATAGTAAGACAAAGGTATACGCTACATCCAAGTGAAAAACCACCATCAAAGTGTAAATTGTAAAAGTCACTATTTACAGTTTCTAAGCTAACGGTTTTTGGTATTTAACACATCACGGATTTCAGTTACGTAGAAATACGGTATATAGAATATCAATGGTGAATAGTCAATTCGCTGCGCTCGTCAATTTTTATAGTCAGCCACTTTCCCCATTCACTTGCGAAGCAAAATTGACTATTGATGTTTGATGTTGCCGGTTGAGGTAAGAGCCAGCCACCAATATTAACCATTTACTTGAGAAACAAAATTGACTATTATCCTCCTCATTGGTTAATTAATGTTAAGGCGCTTAGTTCTTCAGGAATATATTGTTAAATTTGAGCTATGGAAAATTTTGGAAAAGATTTATTAAGGAAAATAAAAAGTGTAGAGCTTCCCGGCGAACCAGCCCATGGAGTATTCTCTCCTCCCTACCGCCCGGTTTTTACATATGATGAAGTATTGGCAAAAAATCCCAAGTTTGCAGCCGTTAACATTGTATTATATCTTAAAAACAATGAGTGGTATTTTCCTTTGATCCAAAGAACCATTAATGAGCATGACAGACATAGCGGACAGATCTCATTACCCGGTGGAAAACGTGAAGAGATGGATCAGGATTTTGCAGAAACTGCAGTTCGTGAAACCTCCGAAGAAATTGGCATAGACAAGCATTATGTGAGAATTATAAGAGAAATGTCTCCAATCTATATTCCACCTAGTAATTTTTATGTATATCCCTATATTTCGTATACTAAAAAGAATCCTCTCTTCGTTCTCCAGCAGACTGAAGCGGTGGAAACTATTGAATTTCCGATCACTTCTTTTTTAAACCTGTCAGACACCCCTGAAATTATGGCACTTCCAACTGCCGGCGGACAAGAAGTTCCTGTCATCAATTTCAACGGATATATTATCTGGGGTGCTACAGCAATGATATTAAGTGAATTCAGCCAGTTGCTGAAAAAAATGTAACTTTGCACTACCGTGTTTAATTAAAAAATGGCGAAGAAAAATATATTCACCGATGCATTCGGAACACCTTATTTTTTAAAAAGGTTTATTATTTTTATTTTAGGAGTCGTATCCTACAGAAGGTTTAATGGCTTTAATAAGTTAAAAATAACCGGAACAGAGCACCTTGTGGATCTTCCGGATTCCAATGTATTGTTTGTATCTAACCATCAGACCTATTTTGCTGATGTAGCTGCAATGTACCATGCTTTCTGCGCTGTAAATAATGGATATTTAAATACGATTAAGAACCCGATCTACCTGCTGAATCCAAAGATCGATTTTTACTATGTGGCGGCAGAAGAAACCATGAATAAAGGTATTCTTCCTAAAATCTTTAAGATCGCCGGTGCAGTAACAGTAAAAAGAACCTGGAGAGCAGAGGGTAAAAATGTCAACAGAATGGTAGACATGAGTGAGGTAGACAATATCATGAAAGCATTGGATAATGGCTGGGTAGCTACCTTTCCTCAGGGAACTACATCTGCCTTTGCCCAGGGACGAAGAGGAACCGCCAAATTGGTCAAAAACCAGCGTCCTATTGTGATCCCAATCAAGATCAACGGATTCAGAAGAGCATTCGATAAAAAAGGACTTCGTGTAAAGGTAACCGGTGTAAAACCTACCATGGAATTCAAAGCTCCTCTGGATATTGATTATGATAATGAAAAAGCACCGGAAATCTTATTGAAGATCATGACTGCTATTGAGCAGACTGAAGATTTCAATCTATTACACAATTATGATGAAGAACTTAAAGCTAAAAAATTAGAACAAAAGGACTCAAATAATTAAGTTATGAACAGAATAATCGGAATTTTATTCGCCATCATAGTATTAGTTTCGTGCAACAGCCAAAAAGTATATTCGGATTTTGATATCAGTTATTCGAAAAGTGGCGGCTTTGCTCCTGTATATGAAAACCTGCTTATTAAAGGCAATAACGTACATTATTCTTTTGAAGGCCAGGGAAAAAAATACAAACAGGATTTTAAAATTTCCAATGAAGATCTGAAGAAACTGGATCAGGTTCTTTCCCAAAATAATTTCAGAAGAATACAGGAAGACCGTAAGAAATTATACGATAATATCTCTACTTCGATTAATATTAAAAAAGGCCCCAATGAAGGCAGTAAATCGGATGCAAGTATGATTATTCCTAATTATCAGACGAACTGGAATAATATTATTGAGGCTTTCCAGCAGATCATTAATACTAATGTTAAAAAACAGTAAATACAATTGAAAACCCACTTCATTGCTATTGGCGGAAGCGCCATGCACAATCTTGCCATCGCATTAAAAGATAAAGGATATCAGGTTACCGGTTCAGATGATGCTATTTTTGAACCCTCAAAATCCAGATTGGAAAAAAAAGGAATCTTACCTCAGGAAATGGGCTGGTTCCCGGAAAAAATCACTCCGGATATTGATGCTGTGATCCTTGGAATGCATGCCCATCAGGACAATCCTGAACTGGCAAAGGCAAAAGAATTAGGGTTAAAAATATATTCTTACCCGGAATTTCTATACGAACAGTCTAAAAACAAAACAAGAGTCGTAATTGCCGGATCTCACGGGAAAACAACCATTACCTCAATGATTCTGCATGTTCTGAATTTCCATCAGAAAGATGTAGACTTCATGGTAGGCGCTCAGCTGGAAGGTTTCGACTGTATGGTAAAACTGACTCAGGATAATGATTTTATGGTATTGGAAGGTGATGAATACCTTTCTTCTCCTATCGACCTGCGTTCTAAGTTTTTATTATACCAACCGAATATTGCTTTAATGAGTGGAATTGCCTGGGATCACATCAATGTTTTCAAGACCTTTGATGATTATATCGAGCAGTTCAGAAAATTTGTAGCAAGCATTACTCCTGGTGGTGTTTTAGTTTACAATGAAGAAGATGCTGAAGTAGTGAAGGTGGTAGAAAATGCTGAAAATTATTTCAGAAAAATTCCTTACAAAACTCCTGAATACGAAATCAGCAATGGAAAAGTGTATTTAAAAACTGAAATGGGAGATGTTCCGCTTTCTGTTTTTGGCGCACATAACCTGTTGAATATGGAAGGTGCAAGACACATCTGCCAACAGCTTGGAATAATGGATGAGGATTTCTATGAAGCCATCATGAGCTTTAAAGGAGCGTCTAAACGTCTTGAAAAAGTAGAAAGAGAAGATAAAGGAACATTATATAAAGACTTTGCCCATGCACCTAGCAAGGTAAAGGCTGCCGTAAAAGCTTTTAAAGAACAGTTTAAAAACGAAAAGAAATATGGTTTCCTTGAGCTTCACACCTACTCTAGCTTAAATCCTGCATTTTTAGAGCAATATGATCACGCTATGGACGGATTGGATGAAGCGATTGTTTTCTATTCTGAAGATGCTTTAAAGATCAAAAGAATGGAACCTATCTCTCCGGAATTCATTAAAGAAAAGTTTAAAAATGAAAGTCTAAGAGTTTTCACTAATGCTGATGACCTTCACGCATACTGGAATACTTTGGATAAAACCGATGGAGTTTATCTGATGATGAGCTCAGGAAACTTTGGGGGACTGGATCTGACGAAGTAAATTCAATTTGAAAATCTGTTAATTTGAGAATTTGAAAATGAAGAATATCTCAAATTTCTGTATAAAACAAAAACTCCTTTCAACTGAAGGGAGTTTTTAATTTATTTAACTTTGGTCAAATAGGTCTTGATAATATCCGGAACACCATCCATGTCTATATCTATGCGTTGTTCAATAACCATATTCATTTTGGTTAACTCTATAACCGTATTAGAAATATTCATATTATCCTCAAGCTTTATCTTCTTGGTCTGGGGATTATAGGTATACTTCATGGTAACAGCAAAATCTTCAACACATTTGTTATCTTTAGCAGCATACCTTACTAATTTTGCCTCATACTCACTGAAATCAATCGTATTGAGTACACTACAACCGTTTGGTTCCTGAGTTATCGTTTTCTCTGTACTGGTTTGATAGGTTATTGACCTTCCAATGTTCCATTTTCCAACAATGGTTGGTTCCGGAACGGTATCATCATCACTACAAGAAACTATGGCAGAAAATATAGCCATAGATAGAAATATTTTTTTCATGGTTATTTTTTGTAAAAGATAAAATAGTCTATAGGTAAGAGCAATTCCTTTTGCTCAGCTTTTTTATTTGATTCTTTTAAAATAAAATTTGATCACATCTTTTATTCCGTCACCATCAATATCTTCAAGATGATCTTCCAAGACCATATCTGTTTGAGTTAATTGAGAAATGGTATAAGGGAAATCTTTCTCATCTTCATACCAGAACTTTTTAGACACCGGATCAAAGGTATAGGTTCTGGTAACAATGTCTGTTTGTACACAGTTATTATTTTCAGGAGCAAACGTTGTGGAAGTCATATCCTTTTCTCTGAATTCATGAGTACCTTTTTTCTCACACTCACTGAAAACTTTAACTTCCGTCTTTTTATTTCCTGATGTATACTTTTCAGCTTTATCGATATACCATTTTCCAATAATAGAAGCATTATTGGTTTGTGCTTCATCATCATTGCTGCTGCACGATACCATTGCAGAAAATGCTGCAAGCATCAGAAATATTTTTTCATAGTTAAAGTTTAAAATTGTATTTAAACCCCGAAGATACTACAATCGCCATTAGTTCCCCTGTACTTGAAATATGAGATTTCTCAGGATTTCCTCAGTAGAAAGCTCACTGTAATTATGGATAGACTGCCCTGTCCAAATACCCACAAAATCTGTATTCTGTTTCGATTTTGCAGCTTTACGCAAGGCATTGGTCAGTTTATTCTGATAAGGGTAAGGTAAAATATACTCAGAATCCTCAACGGTTTCAATATATTTGTTTCTAACTCCTCTGGCATACCTACCTGAAAAGCTTTTGGTTAACATAATCTCATCTTCTCTCACCTTTTTGAGTCTTTCTTTTTCAAAAGCCTGTAAAGCACTTTCTTGAGAAGCTAACAGAAGGTTTCCCACCTGAAATCCCTGAGCTCCCAATTCTTTTACAGCCTGTAAAGTTTTTCCATTATAAATTCCCCCTGCATAGATCAGTGGAACTTGTACCTGATCATACACCTGGGATAACAAAGACAATCCTCCAATCTGCGGAACATGCTCCGGATCAAAAGTTCCCCTATGGCCTCCTGCTTCCGTTCCCTGTACACAAATGATATCTATTCCTGATTTTTCCAAAAGCAGGGCCTCACTTACAGAAGTGCAGGTCCCAATCAGTGTTATTCCATTCTCTTTCAACTTCTGAATACTTTGAGTATCCAGATTTCCGAAAGTAAAACTTATAATCTTACAATTTTCCTCTATAGCAAGATCTACCAAGTCATGATAAGAATTAATATTCAAATCTTCAAGATCAGGCAGCGTAATTTCAATATTATTATCCTTCGCTAGCAGCTCTAAAAACAGCTTAGTTTTGCTAAATTTATCTTTTAATTCATCCGTTATTTCAGGAATGTAATGGGCAAAAATATTAACAGCAAAAGGCTTATCAGTTAATTTCCTTGTCTCCCCAATAAGTTTAATAGATTCATCTGCTGAAAGGTCAGCTAACGCCAAAGATCCCAGACAGTCAGCACGGGCTGCTGCTGCCA of the Chryseobacterium capnotolerans genome contains:
- a CDS encoding curli production assembly/transport protein CsgE, with the protein product MKAFLYIRDEESKTLVAKDSLELNSDLFRKKTAAKIEDDAVYELKGLTIDETKTKVGKDFYDMFYIQYSQLPDKSSSAITISELPLRGTSGQINIQIDEKVIYSFMTNPGEDYLKEQLAFSLKYIKEFTAKKNLIKNEFIY
- a CDS encoding NUDIX hydrolase produces the protein MENFGKDLLRKIKSVELPGEPAHGVFSPPYRPVFTYDEVLAKNPKFAAVNIVLYLKNNEWYFPLIQRTINEHDRHSGQISLPGGKREEMDQDFAETAVRETSEEIGIDKHYVRIIREMSPIYIPPSNFYVYPYISYTKKNPLFVLQQTEAVETIEFPITSFLNLSDTPEIMALPTAGGQEVPVINFNGYIIWGATAMILSEFSQLLKKM
- a CDS encoding lysophospholipid acyltransferase family protein yields the protein MAKKNIFTDAFGTPYFLKRFIIFILGVVSYRRFNGFNKLKITGTEHLVDLPDSNVLFVSNHQTYFADVAAMYHAFCAVNNGYLNTIKNPIYLLNPKIDFYYVAAEETMNKGILPKIFKIAGAVTVKRTWRAEGKNVNRMVDMSEVDNIMKALDNGWVATFPQGTTSAFAQGRRGTAKLVKNQRPIVIPIKINGFRRAFDKKGLRVKVTGVKPTMEFKAPLDIDYDNEKAPEILLKIMTAIEQTEDFNLLHNYDEELKAKKLEQKDSNN
- a CDS encoding UDP-N-acetylmuramate--L-alanine ligase, producing MKTHFIAIGGSAMHNLAIALKDKGYQVTGSDDAIFEPSKSRLEKKGILPQEMGWFPEKITPDIDAVILGMHAHQDNPELAKAKELGLKIYSYPEFLYEQSKNKTRVVIAGSHGKTTITSMILHVLNFHQKDVDFMVGAQLEGFDCMVKLTQDNDFMVLEGDEYLSSPIDLRSKFLLYQPNIALMSGIAWDHINVFKTFDDYIEQFRKFVASITPGGVLVYNEEDAEVVKVVENAENYFRKIPYKTPEYEISNGKVYLKTEMGDVPLSVFGAHNLLNMEGARHICQQLGIMDEDFYEAIMSFKGASKRLEKVEREDKGTLYKDFAHAPSKVKAAVKAFKEQFKNEKKYGFLELHTYSSLNPAFLEQYDHAMDGLDEAIVFYSEDALKIKRMEPISPEFIKEKFKNESLRVFTNADDLHAYWNTLDKTDGVYLMMSSGNFGGLDLTK
- a CDS encoding lipocalin family protein codes for the protein MKKIFLSMAIFSAIVSCSDDDTVPEPTIVGKWNIGRSITYQTSTEKTITQEPNGCSVLNTIDFSEYEAKLVRYAAKDNKCVEDFAVTMKYTYNPQTKKIKLEDNMNISNTVIELTKMNMVIEQRIDIDMDGVPDIIKTYLTKVK
- a CDS encoding lipocalin family protein; translation: MLAAFSAMVSCSSNDDEAQTNNASIIGKWYIDKAEKYTSGNKKTEVKVFSECEKKGTHEFREKDMTSTTFAPENNNCVQTDIVTRTYTFDPVSKKFWYEDEKDFPYTISQLTQTDMVLEDHLEDIDGDGIKDVIKFYFKRIK
- a CDS encoding NAD(P)H-dependent flavin oxidoreductase encodes the protein MFWPDTISKKLGVKYPIIQAPMFGVSTVEMVAAAARADCLGSLALADLSADESIKLIGETRKLTDKPFAVNIFAHYIPEITDELKDKFSKTKLFLELLAKDNNIEITLPDLEDLNINSYHDLVDLAIEENCKIISFTFGNLDTQSIQKLKENGITLIGTCTSVSEALLLEKSGIDIICVQGTEAGGHRGTFDPEHVPQIGGLSLLSQVYDQVQVPLIYAGGIYNGKTLQAVKELGAQGFQVGNLLLASQESALQAFEKERLKKVREDEIMLTKSFSGRYARGVRNKYIETVEDSEYILPYPYQNKLTNALRKAAKSKQNTDFVGIWTGQSIHNYSELSTEEILRNLIFQVQGN